In Alkalihalobacterium alkalinitrilicum, a genomic segment contains:
- a CDS encoding PLP-dependent aminotransferase family protein, which yields MSIESFFSDNIKAALKNDPPGEWMTATPDGCIRLNSGYPAPDLVPVQQLKSAVVNLIEKEQDLPFHYLGSPKFAKLKEQIQGRLADRGICISKEELLITSGACQAIDLVARILIDKETFVVIESPTYMEALEVFQNYTQYFISVPVDEYGLKTDCLAEMLEERKRQGQTLPRLLYTIPTHQNPTGTTMTRDRRQHLVELAIKYNFLILEDDAYGELSFNKSPIPLMAIDQEDRVIHVGSLSKVVAPGLRIGWVAGAKELITAITWLKKDLDHPFAQATMATYLENINFEERLKILRTKYHTKCTVLISALEQYFPGSVSWYVPEGGYFAWVRIPGVDTSQLLTQALTEGVSFVPGKHFFLDQKNGTEFLRLSFSYADEKEIVEGIQKLGKVVTSNF from the coding sequence GTGAGTATTGAATCTTTTTTTTCCGATAATATTAAAGCTGCGTTAAAGAATGATCCACCAGGTGAGTGGATGACAGCTACTCCAGATGGGTGTATTCGACTTAATTCTGGCTATCCAGCACCTGATCTTGTACCCGTTCAGCAACTAAAATCAGCAGTTGTTAACTTAATTGAGAAGGAGCAGGATTTACCATTTCATTATCTTGGAAGTCCAAAGTTTGCTAAACTAAAGGAGCAAATTCAAGGAAGGTTGGCAGACCGTGGAATATGTATTTCGAAAGAAGAGCTTTTGATTACATCAGGTGCTTGTCAGGCAATCGATCTGGTTGCTCGCATCCTTATAGATAAAGAAACCTTCGTAGTGATAGAATCACCAACGTACATGGAGGCTTTAGAAGTTTTTCAAAACTATACGCAATATTTTATTAGTGTTCCAGTAGATGAGTATGGACTGAAAACGGATTGTTTAGCAGAAATGCTAGAGGAAAGGAAAAGGCAAGGGCAAACTCTTCCACGCCTACTCTATACAATCCCAACTCACCAAAATCCTACAGGGACAACCATGACACGAGACCGTCGACAGCATTTAGTAGAGTTGGCCATTAAATATAATTTTCTTATATTAGAAGATGATGCCTATGGGGAATTATCCTTTAATAAGAGTCCAATCCCACTAATGGCAATCGATCAGGAAGATCGAGTTATCCATGTTGGTTCATTATCAAAGGTCGTCGCACCAGGACTGCGAATTGGATGGGTAGCGGGGGCAAAGGAATTGATTACTGCTATCACTTGGCTTAAAAAAGACTTAGATCATCCTTTTGCACAAGCGACAATGGCTACATACCTAGAAAACATAAATTTTGAGGAACGGCTAAAAATTTTAAGAACTAAGTACCATACTAAGTGTACCGTGTTAATCTCCGCACTTGAACAATACTTTCCAGGATCAGTTTCCTGGTATGTGCCTGAAGGTGGATATTTTGCATGGGTCAGAATTCCAGGTGTCGATACATCGCAACTGTTGACACAAGCTCTCACTGAAGGTGTTTCATTTGTTCCCGGGAAACACTTTTTCTTAGATCAAAAAAATGGAACGGAGTTTCTTCGTCTGTCGTTCAGTTATGCGGATGAGAAAGAAATAGTCGAAGGAATTCAAAAACTAGGTAAAGTTGTAACTTCAAACTTTTAA
- the nikB gene encoding nickel ABC transporter permease: MQRVLSIIGSRCLQLVIMVLVLSFVTFLLMKVTPGDPIRALLKVDDVVVTTAEEERLMKEYGFDQPIFVQYKEWILNVVQLDLGESIIAKRPVFDMIMSRLPATIALSIGGLVALFLISVPIGILGAVYEGRWPDYLSRWIALVGASIPSFWLGLLLIYFFSLKLNILPVMGKGTFAHYILPSITLGVAMAPMYIRLLRERLISTLQSSYIEAAKTRGLRKERILFFHALRGSLIPLVTMFGLSIGSLLGGITVIEILFSWPGMGELIVQAVMQRDYPVIQGYILIVGFLVVITNLVVDLTYLVINPQIKQGKELG, encoded by the coding sequence GTGCAGAGGGTTTTATCGATTATAGGTTCAAGATGTCTTCAATTAGTCATTATGGTTTTAGTTCTATCTTTTGTGACCTTTTTATTAATGAAGGTTACTCCTGGAGATCCAATCAGAGCGTTATTAAAGGTAGACGATGTCGTAGTTACGACAGCTGAAGAAGAGAGGTTAATGAAAGAATATGGCTTTGATCAACCAATTTTTGTGCAATATAAAGAGTGGATTTTGAATGTGGTTCAGTTGGACCTAGGTGAATCGATCATCGCTAAAAGACCAGTATTTGATATGATTATGAGCAGATTACCAGCTACGATCGCCTTATCTATAGGAGGCTTGGTTGCTCTTTTTCTTATTTCTGTTCCCATTGGTATATTAGGAGCTGTTTACGAAGGAAGATGGCCCGATTATCTAAGTCGGTGGATTGCATTAGTGGGAGCTTCAATACCAAGCTTTTGGCTTGGATTGCTATTAATCTATTTTTTCTCGTTAAAACTGAACATATTGCCCGTCATGGGCAAAGGGACGTTTGCTCATTATATCCTTCCTTCTATTACTCTCGGAGTGGCGATGGCACCGATGTACATTCGATTACTACGAGAACGACTCATTTCTACGCTACAGAGCTCCTACATTGAAGCCGCAAAAACAAGAGGATTGCGAAAAGAACGAATCTTATTTTTTCATGCTTTAAGAGGTAGCCTTATTCCGTTAGTAACGATGTTTGGATTAAGCATTGGTAGTTTACTCGGTGGAATAACGGTAATTGAAATTCTATTTTCTTGGCCAGGAATGGGTGAACTGATTGTTCAAGCGGTAATGCAGCGTGATTATCCAGTGATTCAAGGATACATCTTAATTGTTGGTTTTCTCGTTGTGATCACGAATTTAGTCGTTGATTTAACGTATCTCGTCATTAATCCTCAAATCAAGCAAGGAAAGGAGTTAGGGTAA
- the nikC gene encoding nickel transporter permease codes for MEVAMIKASRLLRNPNMIIGTLLALFLGVVTLLGSALVPHDPFQIDMGNRLQGSSLTHWLGTDQLGRDVFSRIVYGAKLTIGLGMFAILMAICIGVPIGLLSGYIGGRIDAFFMRIIDGILAFPDFILAIAIAGILGPSLTNIIIAIVLVRWIVYARVVRGLVLAEKEKEYVLVSKVSHSSSFKTIRMHLLPQVMPDIIVMAAIDVGKVILLISALSYIGLGAQPPIPEWGAMLNDGRGYFQVVPSLMIYPGLAIMLTVLCCNLLGDGLKSFFDIRKERDYL; via the coding sequence ATGGAAGTAGCAATGATCAAAGCATCTCGACTTCTCCGTAATCCAAATATGATAATTGGTACACTCCTTGCTCTATTTCTTGGCGTTGTTACGTTACTTGGCAGCGCACTCGTTCCTCATGATCCTTTTCAAATTGATATGGGGAATAGGTTGCAAGGCTCATCATTGACTCATTGGTTAGGAACAGATCAATTAGGTCGCGATGTGTTTTCTAGAATTGTCTATGGAGCAAAGCTAACGATTGGGCTAGGGATGTTTGCTATTCTCATGGCAATTTGTATTGGCGTACCAATCGGACTCCTTTCAGGTTACATCGGTGGGAGGATCGATGCTTTTTTTATGAGAATCATTGATGGAATTTTAGCGTTTCCAGATTTTATTTTAGCGATTGCGATTGCTGGAATTTTAGGACCGAGTTTAACGAATATCATCATTGCGATTGTTTTAGTCCGATGGATTGTGTACGCCCGTGTTGTTCGGGGATTGGTGCTAGCGGAAAAAGAGAAAGAATATGTTTTAGTTTCTAAAGTCTCGCACTCTAGTTCTTTTAAAACGATTCGTATGCACTTACTTCCTCAAGTGATGCCAGATATTATTGTCATGGCTGCGATCGATGTAGGGAAAGTCATTTTGCTTATTTCAGCATTATCTTATATTGGTCTTGGAGCTCAACCGCCAATACCAGAATGGGGAGCGATGCTTAACGATGGACGTGGATATTTTCAAGTCGTACCTTCCTTGATGATTTACCCTGGGCTAGCGATCATGTTAACGGTTCTATGTTGTAACTTATTAGGAGATGGATTGAAAAGTTTTTTTGATATCCGAAAAGAGAGGGATTATTTATGA
- a CDS encoding ABC transporter ATP-binding protein: MSDSLLILQDLQIESRAGNHQLLNNVSIEVAKGEIVGLIGESGSGKSLTAKAIMGLLSSDMHRSGRIFYKNNDLLKLTSKQHRKLLGKEIGMIFQDYRGSFTPFIKIGKQMVETICTHQAIHKKEAKSIAFRVLEEMGLEPDRVFRSYPFQLSGGQVQRAAIAMAIALKPGLLVCDEITTALDVMNGEKVLNYIDYIRNETGCAVLMITHDLAQAYKRTDRMYVMQQGEIVEEGLPEQIRCHHTHPYTKKLCSCLLSLPSEDQLVRNDKVSAL, encoded by the coding sequence ATGAGTGATTCTCTATTAATTTTACAAGATTTGCAGATTGAAAGTAGAGCTGGAAATCATCAGTTATTAAATAATGTAAGTATCGAGGTAGCTAAGGGTGAGATTGTTGGTTTGATAGGTGAGAGCGGTAGTGGTAAAAGCTTAACAGCGAAAGCGATCATGGGGCTTCTCTCATCTGATATGCACAGAAGCGGTCGCATTTTTTATAAGAATAACGACTTGTTAAAGTTAACTTCAAAACAACATCGTAAACTTCTTGGCAAGGAAATCGGCATGATCTTTCAAGATTACCGCGGAAGCTTTACTCCATTCATTAAAATTGGCAAGCAGATGGTTGAAACGATTTGTACTCATCAAGCTATTCATAAAAAAGAAGCAAAGAGCATCGCTTTTCGTGTACTTGAGGAAATGGGTTTGGAACCAGACAGAGTCTTTCGGAGTTATCCGTTTCAATTAAGTGGTGGACAGGTTCAACGTGCTGCTATTGCAATGGCGATCGCATTAAAACCTGGCTTACTTGTTTGTGATGAGATCACAACGGCTTTAGACGTGATGAATGGCGAGAAGGTGTTAAATTATATTGACTATATTCGCAACGAGACGGGTTGTGCAGTCTTAATGATTACACATGATTTAGCCCAAGCCTACAAACGAACCGATCGAATGTATGTGATGCAACAAGGTGAAATTGTCGAAGAAGGCTTGCCTGAACAGATTCGCTGTCACCACACGCATCCCTATACGAAAAAGCTATGTTCATGTCTGCTATCACTTCCTAGTGAGGATCAACTCGTGCGAAATGATAAGGTGAGTGCTCTATGA
- the nikA gene encoding nickel ABC transporter substrate-binding protein, giving the protein MLKKYAVFFFIFAVLLAFVTGCTNSEESSNSQVREEGTDNSAKTEKKSITLLYSFASKTIDPHQDFMGVRAGIAETLVKIDQNLEIQPWLAESWQQIDEKTWTFTIRDGVTFHDGTIVDGEAVEASFERVLEVNDAIAANLKIETMEASGQDITFMTTEEYPSFLSELVHTNTSVIKIDVENISEKPIATGAFQVVDFTAEAEIKVEKYDDYWDGPANLDEVTIKFNSDGNVRALALQSGEADIAYHLPPEALAPIESSDNLRVESVSSLRAHFILYNANKPALQDVRVRRALDLLINRPVAVSEIMNGHATSANGPFNRDFAFASDEEPKQYDPVQAEVLLKEAGYERNAEGMFEKGGTVLELTLATYQGRPELPLMAQYLQAEASSLGIKINIVTVENIDSYLWEQQDEWDLVTYSVLTAPRGDGGYFLNVAYLPEGSLNPGQIDIPELNEITKQLNVTADLENRVVLQKNAVDIIQEELPQSFILHPHIIVGVNERVKNWTPGAEEYYLITNQMDVE; this is encoded by the coding sequence TTGTTAAAAAAATATGCCGTTTTCTTTTTTATTTTTGCTGTACTACTCGCTTTTGTAACGGGGTGTACTAATTCCGAAGAGAGTTCTAATTCTCAAGTAAGAGAAGAAGGCACCGATAATTCTGCAAAGACAGAGAAAAAATCCATAACGTTGCTTTATAGTTTTGCTTCAAAGACAATAGATCCTCATCAGGATTTTATGGGTGTACGTGCTGGTATTGCTGAGACGTTAGTAAAAATCGATCAGAACCTTGAAATTCAACCGTGGTTAGCAGAATCTTGGCAGCAAATCGATGAGAAAACATGGACATTTACTATTAGAGATGGAGTTACGTTCCATGACGGAACAATTGTTGATGGCGAAGCGGTAGAGGCTTCGTTTGAGCGTGTGTTAGAGGTTAACGATGCGATTGCAGCTAACTTAAAAATTGAGACGATGGAAGCAAGCGGTCAAGACATTACGTTTATGACAACAGAAGAGTACCCCTCTTTTCTGTCAGAGTTAGTCCATACAAATACTTCTGTTATAAAGATTGACGTAGAAAATATTAGTGAAAAACCAATTGCAACAGGCGCATTTCAAGTCGTTGATTTTACAGCTGAAGCAGAGATTAAAGTAGAAAAATACGATGATTACTGGGATGGACCTGCGAACTTAGATGAAGTGACAATCAAATTTAATTCAGATGGGAATGTTCGTGCTCTTGCCCTGCAATCAGGTGAAGCTGACATTGCGTACCATTTGCCTCCTGAGGCGTTAGCACCTATTGAAAGTAGTGATAACCTTCGTGTGGAGTCCGTTTCGAGCTTACGAGCGCACTTCATTCTTTATAATGCTAACAAACCTGCATTACAAGATGTGAGAGTTCGGAGAGCATTGGATTTACTCATTAATCGTCCTGTAGCGGTAAGTGAGATTATGAATGGACATGCAACATCGGCGAATGGTCCGTTTAACCGAGATTTTGCCTTTGCAAGCGATGAAGAGCCAAAACAGTATGATCCAGTACAAGCAGAGGTTTTACTGAAAGAAGCTGGCTATGAAAGAAATGCAGAGGGCATGTTTGAAAAAGGTGGTACGGTGCTCGAGTTAACGCTGGCAACGTATCAAGGTAGACCAGAGCTGCCACTAATGGCGCAGTACTTACAAGCAGAAGCATCAAGTCTAGGAATTAAAATCAATATCGTAACGGTTGAAAACATTGACAGTTATTTGTGGGAACAGCAGGATGAGTGGGATTTAGTAACGTATTCGGTCTTAACGGCGCCTCGTGGTGATGGTGGTTATTTCTTGAATGTTGCTTATTTACCAGAAGGATCTTTAAATCCTGGTCAAATTGATATTCCAGAACTAAATGAAATAACGAAACAGTTAAATGTGACAGCAGATTTGGAAAACCGAGTTGTATTACAAAAGAATGCAGTAGACATTATTCAGGAGGAGCTACCACAGTCGTTTATTTTACATCCTCATATTATTGTCGGTGTAAATGAGCGTGTGAAGAACTGGACTCCAGGTGCTGAAGAATACTACTTAATTACCAATCAAATGGATGTAGAGTAA
- a CDS encoding SDR family oxidoreductase produces the protein MTHLKEKVVVITGASSGIGQSVAEEITKLGGTVVLSARREERLKEICKGINANDGKATYFCADVSSRSDVQSLANYTIETHGKIDVWINNAGLMPLSFLNKLKVDEWDRMIDVNIKGVLYGIAAAVPIMEKQNSGHIINVSSVAGHRVGMAGAVYSGTKFAVRAITEGLRMELSPTANIRTTIISPGAVATELFDTITDQDAATSLKERIPKDPLEGKNIADAIIYAITQPQNVSINEILIRPTEQPS, from the coding sequence TTGACCCATTTAAAAGAAAAAGTCGTTGTGATTACAGGTGCGAGTAGTGGAATTGGTCAGTCGGTCGCAGAAGAGATTACGAAACTAGGTGGAACCGTTGTTTTATCAGCACGAAGAGAAGAACGGTTAAAAGAGATTTGTAAAGGGATTAATGCTAATGATGGAAAAGCAACGTATTTTTGTGCAGACGTATCATCAAGGAGTGACGTCCAGTCCCTTGCGAATTATACGATCGAAACGCACGGAAAAATCGACGTGTGGATTAATAATGCTGGACTTATGCCACTATCTTTTTTGAATAAATTGAAGGTTGATGAATGGGATAGGATGATAGACGTAAATATAAAAGGTGTGCTTTATGGAATTGCTGCGGCTGTCCCGATTATGGAAAAACAAAACTCAGGGCATATCATCAACGTCTCATCCGTAGCTGGCCACCGTGTCGGCATGGCTGGCGCCGTTTACAGTGGAACGAAATTTGCTGTTCGCGCTATCACTGAAGGTCTACGAATGGAGCTTTCTCCGACAGCGAATATTCGTACAACGATCATCTCCCCTGGAGCCGTTGCTACCGAATTATTTGACACCATTACTGATCAAGATGCAGCAACTTCGTTAAAAGAAAGAATACCTAAGGACCCACTGGAAGGGAAAAACATCGCCGACGCAATCATATACGCAATTACTCAACCCCAAAACGTCTCGATCAACGAAATCCTCATTCGACCTACAGAGCAACCGAGTTAG